The following are from one region of the Bacillus methanolicus MGA3 genome:
- a CDS encoding vWA domain-containing protein: MKRFCFSFLALILLLVIFSLRGSAQQEKPSVEFNVNPSQNVIVKPKTGNAEGSLNIHLTPKGKATNADRKPIDVVFIFDKSGSMNELGKNPKKFQSAKDAMTEAINFFYENAGPNDRFAFIPFSSDVENDQVVYFSPNNGKESLSKINETVSKLSASGGTNYTQSFEKALEILEGGNNNKYIIFMTDGEPTFSTVKEKMTYKKKVQVGTEKKCFLFFCWEEPVYEYKTVTEDIDVHYELYGQGSKMTSKVYYYLNGEQYYKNMSVKDTLAAIRQHGLTMAEKLAEKNIKLYSIGFGNDSEVDMDYLRKLSAITGVTARQASQENIAPIFEDISKDIDTPSISGEVKVDLSQFNGKVKVMEGSNARIDENNNAIFNFNFSYPINQNPPQPIDLTLPLSFSETGTYTFQHIEMTYNDLSGQKVSVTHPPVTIEVKDDAPPSFKGTMSLKGIENTPDNLIKISNSTEHTNEFTVQYDLEPYGLMDNRVSGSITNIKIIQPLPEGISVVSAPGVSTINVSGTPAAVLTAPSTINYSSGAFNPNKFTAAVTLKADWALSNVKMPLATVQYKDSRFGDQETTIPASDQVINMKVRLRDYPYAYDGDSSGIITKLNLDENGRKLEQTEYPNNYGLKNKAIKEMVFQDDSANTTIKITYFDNDIAYAYLKPDFELRGNKTGRLYGNGDTANEPIDMKLTNLVAGKGVTYSYSIENGDEKGPWVEFSPGDTIPLTKTGVNKIKVKAEGGFAIKDLIVEKAITIEKRIESVAIEPDPIEIDVGSTASFTVKIQPEDATNQTLDFEIRDRGVADFTDTNRILGKTEGETELVVRTKDGSNIEKTVPIIVRNPYIPLDELKFKKSVFKIGLGEKIPLTDLLIFNPDNATQKNIDQVVSEMENKVQVVKENGVWFVIGKEVGYSTITATAEKQHNGNQPQASALFEVISNSNDDEDDGPPDAGRW, encoded by the coding sequence TTGAAAAGATTTTGCTTTTCTTTTTTAGCTCTTATTTTATTGCTTGTTATTTTTTCACTAAGGGGCTCTGCTCAACAAGAAAAACCTTCTGTTGAATTTAATGTAAACCCTTCCCAAAATGTGATTGTAAAACCAAAAACAGGAAATGCAGAAGGAAGTCTGAATATTCATTTGACACCTAAAGGCAAAGCGACAAATGCTGATAGGAAACCAATTGACGTCGTTTTTATTTTCGATAAATCAGGTTCTATGAATGAATTAGGAAAAAATCCGAAAAAATTTCAAAGTGCTAAAGATGCAATGACAGAAGCAATAAATTTCTTTTATGAGAACGCTGGACCAAATGACCGTTTTGCGTTTATCCCCTTTAGTTCGGATGTGGAAAACGATCAAGTTGTTTATTTTTCACCTAATAATGGAAAAGAAAGCTTAAGTAAAATTAATGAGACTGTCAGCAAATTATCAGCGTCTGGAGGAACGAACTATACTCAGTCATTTGAAAAAGCTTTAGAAATTCTTGAAGGCGGAAATAATAATAAATATATCATTTTTATGACAGACGGAGAACCTACTTTTTCTACTGTTAAAGAGAAAATGACTTACAAAAAAAAGGTGCAAGTTGGAACGGAAAAAAAATGTTTTCTTTTTTTCTGCTGGGAAGAACCGGTATATGAGTACAAAACCGTTACAGAGGATATTGATGTTCATTATGAACTTTATGGACAAGGATCCAAAATGACAAGTAAGGTTTATTATTACTTGAATGGCGAGCAGTACTATAAGAATATGAGTGTTAAAGATACACTAGCAGCGATTAGGCAGCATGGATTAACGATGGCTGAAAAGCTGGCTGAGAAAAATATTAAACTTTATTCAATAGGTTTTGGCAACGATTCTGAGGTAGATATGGACTACTTGCGAAAACTGTCTGCTATAACTGGAGTAACGGCAAGACAAGCTTCACAAGAAAATATTGCGCCTATTTTTGAAGATATTTCGAAAGATATTGATACACCATCAATCAGCGGCGAAGTAAAAGTGGATTTAAGCCAATTTAACGGAAAAGTCAAAGTAATGGAAGGATCCAATGCAAGGATTGATGAAAATAATAATGCTATTTTTAATTTTAATTTCAGTTATCCAATTAATCAGAATCCGCCTCAGCCGATTGATTTAACACTTCCATTAAGTTTTTCAGAAACAGGGACATATACATTTCAACATATTGAAATGACATATAATGATTTATCCGGCCAAAAAGTTAGTGTAACCCATCCTCCGGTTACGATAGAAGTAAAAGATGATGCACCGCCGAGTTTTAAAGGTACGATGTCTTTAAAAGGGATCGAAAATACCCCGGATAATTTAATTAAAATTTCGAATTCAACAGAGCATACCAATGAATTTACTGTTCAGTATGACCTGGAACCTTATGGTCTAATGGATAACCGTGTGTCTGGATCGATTACAAACATTAAAATCATTCAGCCTCTTCCTGAAGGGATTTCAGTTGTTTCAGCACCTGGAGTAAGCACTATAAATGTGTCAGGCACACCTGCTGCAGTATTAACGGCTCCTTCAACCATTAACTATTCGAGTGGTGCGTTTAATCCTAATAAGTTTACAGCAGCGGTTACACTAAAAGCAGATTGGGCATTAAGCAATGTAAAGATGCCGCTGGCAACAGTTCAATACAAGGACAGTCGATTTGGAGATCAGGAAACAACAATACCGGCATCTGATCAGGTTATTAATATGAAGGTACGATTAAGGGATTACCCTTATGCTTATGACGGAGATTCGTCAGGTATTATCACGAAGTTAAATTTAGATGAAAACGGGAGAAAACTAGAGCAAACTGAATATCCAAATAATTATGGACTGAAAAACAAGGCAATCAAAGAGATGGTTTTTCAGGATGATTCAGCTAACACGACCATCAAAATCACTTATTTTGATAACGATATTGCATATGCTTATTTAAAGCCTGACTTTGAGTTAAGAGGAAACAAAACTGGTCGGCTGTACGGAAATGGCGATACTGCTAATGAACCAATTGATATGAAACTTACCAATTTAGTTGCAGGAAAAGGAGTCACGTATTCCTATTCAATTGAAAATGGAGACGAAAAGGGTCCATGGGTTGAATTTTCTCCTGGTGACACCATACCTTTGACAAAAACGGGTGTGAACAAAATAAAAGTTAAAGCAGAAGGGGGTTTTGCAATCAAAGATTTGATCGTTGAAAAAGCAATTACGATTGAAAAGCGAATTGAATCGGTTGCCATTGAACCGGACCCTATAGAAATTGATGTTGGAAGTACTGCATCCTTTACGGTGAAGATTCAACCTGAAGATGCAACGAATCAGACTTTAGATTTTGAAATTAGGGACCGAGGAGTTGCCGATTTCACTGACACAAATCGGATTTTAGGAAAAACAGAAGGCGAGACTGAACTGGTTGTGCGAACAAAAGACGGATCAAATATCGAAAAAACTGTTCCGATTATAGTCAGAAATCCATATATACCATTGGATGAACTTAAATTTAAGAAATCTGTCTTTAAAATAGGCCTTGGAGAAAAAATCCCGCTGACAGATTTGCTCATTTTCAATCCTGACAATGCGACACAAAAGAATATTGATCAAGTTGTTTCTGAAATGGAAAATAAAGTGCAAGTTGTTAAGGAAAATGGAGTATGGTTCGTCATCGGAAAGGAAGTCGGCTATTCAACAATAACGGCGACGGCAGAGAAACAGCACAATGGCAATCAGCCGCAAGCATCTGCGCTGTTTGAAGTAATATCAAATTCTAACGATGATGAAGACGACGGGCCCCCAGACGCCGGACGATGGTAA
- a CDS encoding valine--tRNA ligase, whose amino-acid sequence MSTKEVTMPTKYDPKTVEQGRYEWWLKGKFFEAKDDEKKQPYTIVIPPPNVTGKLHLGHAWDTTLQDILTRMKRMQGYDVLWLPGMDHAGIATQAKVEEKLRNEGKSRYDLGREKFVEETWKWKEEYAEHIRKQWAKLGLGLDYSRERFTLDEGLSKAVREVFVSLYRKGLIYRGEYIINWDPSTKTALSDIEVIYKDVKGAFYHMKYPLADGSGYIEVATTRPETMLGDTAVAVHPEDERYKHLIGKTVILPIVGREIPIIGDDYVDMEFGSGAVKITPAHDPNDFEIGNRHNLERILVMNEDGTMNENAGKYQGMDRFECRKQIVKDLQEQGVLFKIEEHIHSVGHSERSGAVIEPYLSTQWFVKMQPLADAAIALQKGEDKVNFVPERFEKIYLHWMENIRDWCISRQLWWGHRIPAWYHKETGEIYVDHEPPEDIENWEQDKDVLDTWFSSALWPFSTMGWPDIESKDYKRYYPTDCLVTGYDIIFFWVSRMIFQGVEFTGKRPFKDVLIHGLVRDAQGRKMSKSLGNGVDPMEVIDQYGADSLRYFLATGCSPGQDLRFSIEKVEAAWNFANKIWNASRFALMNMGGLTFEEIDLSGEKSVADKWILTRLNETIETVTRLADRYEFGEVGRVLYNFIWDDFCDWYIEMAKLPLYGEDEPAKKTTRSILAYVLDQTMRLLHPFMPFITEEIWQNLPHEGESITIAKWPQARPELNDEQAAEEMKLLVDIIRSVRNIRAEVNTPMSKKIKMLLKAKDSNVLEILEKNRAYIERFCNPEELTIATEIEIPDKAMTAIVTGVEIILPLEGLINIEEEIARLEKELDKLNKEVERVQKKLSNEGFVKKAPQKVIEEERAKEKDYKEKRAAVEARIRELKGDL is encoded by the coding sequence ATGAGTACAAAGGAAGTGACGATGCCAACCAAGTATGACCCTAAAACGGTCGAACAGGGTCGTTATGAATGGTGGCTGAAAGGAAAATTCTTTGAAGCGAAAGATGATGAAAAGAAACAGCCGTATACAATTGTTATCCCGCCTCCAAATGTGACAGGTAAACTGCACCTTGGGCATGCGTGGGATACAACTTTGCAGGATATTCTTACACGTATGAAACGGATGCAAGGCTATGACGTGCTCTGGCTGCCGGGAATGGACCACGCTGGTATTGCCACACAGGCAAAAGTAGAAGAAAAACTACGCAATGAAGGCAAAAGCCGCTACGATTTAGGACGGGAAAAATTTGTTGAAGAAACGTGGAAATGGAAAGAAGAGTATGCTGAACATATTCGAAAGCAATGGGCAAAGCTTGGACTTGGCCTCGATTACAGCCGGGAGCGCTTTACGCTTGATGAAGGCTTATCAAAAGCTGTTCGTGAAGTGTTCGTCAGTCTTTACCGGAAGGGCTTAATTTACCGCGGAGAATACATCATCAATTGGGACCCGTCAACGAAGACAGCGCTTTCCGATATTGAAGTTATTTATAAAGATGTTAAAGGTGCCTTTTATCATATGAAATATCCTCTTGCTGACGGTTCAGGCTATATTGAAGTAGCAACGACCCGTCCGGAAACGATGCTTGGTGATACTGCCGTTGCTGTTCATCCGGAAGATGAGCGCTATAAGCATTTAATCGGGAAAACGGTTATTTTGCCAATTGTCGGCCGGGAAATTCCAATTATCGGTGATGACTATGTCGATATGGAATTCGGCTCTGGGGCTGTAAAAATTACTCCTGCACATGACCCGAACGATTTTGAGATCGGCAATCGCCATAACCTTGAACGAATCTTAGTCATGAACGAAGACGGTACGATGAATGAAAACGCCGGCAAGTACCAAGGAATGGACCGTTTTGAATGTCGAAAACAAATTGTGAAAGACTTGCAGGAACAGGGAGTTCTTTTCAAAATTGAAGAACACATTCATTCTGTCGGCCATTCTGAACGAAGCGGTGCAGTAATAGAACCTTACCTATCTACACAGTGGTTTGTAAAAATGCAGCCGCTTGCTGATGCAGCGATTGCACTGCAAAAAGGGGAAGATAAAGTTAATTTTGTTCCAGAACGTTTCGAAAAAATATATCTTCACTGGATGGAAAATATCCGTGATTGGTGTATTTCGCGTCAGCTTTGGTGGGGCCACCGCATTCCAGCTTGGTACCATAAAGAAACAGGGGAAATTTATGTCGATCACGAACCGCCTGAAGATATTGAAAACTGGGAACAAGACAAAGATGTTTTAGATACTTGGTTCAGTTCTGCATTATGGCCGTTCTCGACAATGGGCTGGCCGGATATTGAATCAAAGGATTACAAGCGTTACTATCCAACGGATTGTCTTGTAACCGGTTATGATATTATTTTCTTCTGGGTATCTCGAATGATTTTCCAGGGAGTTGAGTTTACAGGAAAGCGTCCATTTAAAGATGTACTAATCCACGGACTTGTTCGCGATGCACAAGGGCGCAAAATGAGTAAATCGCTCGGCAACGGGGTTGATCCGATGGAAGTGATTGATCAATACGGTGCTGACTCCCTGCGATACTTCTTGGCAACCGGGTGCTCACCTGGCCAAGATTTGCGCTTCAGTATTGAGAAAGTTGAGGCCGCGTGGAACTTTGCGAACAAAATTTGGAACGCATCAAGATTCGCATTAATGAACATGGGTGGTTTAACATTTGAAGAAATCGATTTAAGCGGTGAAAAATCTGTTGCAGATAAATGGATTTTAACAAGGTTAAATGAAACTATTGAAACGGTGACACGCCTGGCTGATCGTTACGAATTCGGGGAAGTGGGCCGTGTTCTTTACAACTTTATCTGGGATGATTTTTGCGATTGGTATATCGAAATGGCGAAGCTCCCATTATATGGGGAAGATGAGCCTGCGAAGAAAACAACCCGTTCCATTTTAGCATATGTACTTGATCAAACTATGCGATTGCTCCATCCGTTTATGCCGTTTATCACGGAGGAAATTTGGCAAAACCTTCCGCACGAAGGAGAGTCGATTACGATTGCAAAATGGCCGCAAGCACGGCCTGAATTAAACGATGAGCAGGCTGCGGAAGAGATGAAGCTTCTTGTAGATATCATTCGTTCAGTTCGAAACATTCGTGCTGAAGTGAATACACCGATGAGCAAAAAAATTAAAATGCTCCTTAAAGCAAAAGACAGCAATGTTCTCGAAATTCTTGAGAAAAACCGCGCATATATTGAGCGGTTCTGTAATCCAGAAGAATTAACGATTGCAACCGAAATCGAAATTCCAGATAAAGCGATGACAGCGATTGTAACCGGAGTTGAGATTATTCTTCCGCTCGAAGGGCTTATCAACATTGAAGAAGAAATTGCCCGTCTTGAAAAAGAACTTGATAAACTAAATAAAGAAGTCGAACGGGTACAGAAAAAGTTAAGCAATGAAGGTTTTGTGAAAAAAGCGCCTCAAAAAGTAATTGAAGAAGAGCGGGCAAAAGAAAAAGATTATAAAGAAAAAAGAGCAGCTGTTGAAGCACGTATTCGAGAACTGAAAGGTGATTTATAA
- a CDS encoding bifunctional folylpolyglutamate synthase/dihydrofolate synthase, whose protein sequence is MFHTYNEALNWIHSRLRLGIKPGLKRMEWMMEKLNHPERRLRTVHIGGTNGKGSTVTFLRSILQEAGYSVGTFTSPYFEQFNERISVNGTPVTDQEITELANVIFPLAEELEKTELGGPTEFEVITAMSIYYFSKINPVDIVIFEVGLGGRFDSTNIIYPLLSIITSIGLDHTNILGHSISEIAFEKAGIIKNGVPVVTAVKQADALKVIKEQADSKKASLFQLGKDIIIEDCTSLPKGEIFTVSTLFKRFPELQIEMIGQHQIENAALAVMASELLVQYYSFQIEENHLRKGLLSARWPGRFEILSENPFVVIDGAHNEEGITALINELESRFKKEKIKILFAALKDKKLDNMISKLDGIAEKITFTDFDFPRAASSKELLKLSKSENKHAVEDWKAYLQTEIEELKEQEVLVITGSLYFLSQVRPDLVDRLKNRTRTL, encoded by the coding sequence ATGTTTCATACATATAACGAAGCTCTTAACTGGATTCATTCACGTCTTCGTCTCGGAATCAAACCAGGGTTAAAACGAATGGAGTGGATGATGGAAAAACTAAACCATCCTGAAAGAAGATTAAGAACCGTACATATTGGCGGAACAAACGGAAAAGGGTCAACGGTAACGTTTCTTCGTTCCATTCTACAGGAAGCCGGATACAGTGTCGGTACATTTACATCGCCTTATTTTGAACAATTCAATGAACGAATCAGCGTAAATGGAACACCTGTCACTGATCAGGAAATTACAGAACTTGCCAATGTTATTTTTCCGTTGGCAGAAGAGCTTGAAAAGACTGAGCTCGGCGGACCGACGGAATTTGAAGTGATCACTGCGATGTCGATCTATTATTTTTCAAAAATAAATCCGGTTGATATCGTTATCTTTGAAGTAGGCCTTGGCGGGAGATTTGATTCAACGAATATTATCTATCCGCTTCTTTCAATCATTACAAGTATCGGCCTGGACCATACGAACATACTGGGCCATTCGATTTCCGAAATTGCCTTTGAAAAAGCCGGCATTATAAAAAACGGTGTACCGGTCGTAACCGCTGTCAAGCAAGCGGACGCTTTAAAAGTCATTAAAGAACAAGCGGATTCTAAGAAAGCTTCTCTATTTCAACTTGGGAAAGATATCATCATAGAAGACTGTACTTCATTGCCTAAAGGGGAAATTTTTACCGTTTCAACACTGTTTAAAAGGTTTCCTGAACTGCAAATTGAAATGATTGGTCAGCACCAAATCGAAAATGCAGCTTTAGCGGTAATGGCTTCAGAGCTTCTTGTACAATATTATTCTTTTCAAATTGAAGAAAACCATTTGAGAAAAGGGTTATTATCAGCACGGTGGCCGGGAAGATTTGAAATTCTTTCCGAAAACCCTTTTGTTGTCATTGATGGAGCCCACAATGAAGAAGGGATTACAGCTCTCATAAATGAACTTGAAAGCCGTTTCAAAAAAGAAAAAATAAAGATTTTATTTGCAGCTTTAAAAGACAAAAAATTGGATAACATGATTTCAAAATTGGATGGCATTGCTGAAAAAATCACATTTACTGATTTTGATTTCCCAAGAGCAGCCTCTTCTAAAGAACTGCTTAAGTTAAGCAAGTCGGAAAATAAACATGCTGTTGAAGATTGGAAAGCTTATTTGCAAACAGAAATTGAGGAATTGAAAGAACAGGAAGTCCTCGTTATTACGGGATCTCTTTATTTTCTTTCCCAGGTAAGGCCTGACCTTGTTGATCGATTGAAAAACAGAACGAGGACCTTGTGA
- a CDS encoding prepilin-type N-terminal cleavage/methylation domain-containing protein — MNLKKILYSSKGLTLVEILASLTILGIILIGCMKFFTQAYSYTNMNQKKTAAINVARNAMMYIENESFIEIREKFEKNPEEELTLMICDNPMDKDDPEDPYGKFWKGDTPGPSCSPITVNNVKYYVKIRADSNKNDYDRNYILPITVKVEWVINGKVNETEIEGVMKSEDIR; from the coding sequence GTGAATCTAAAAAAAATCCTGTATAGTTCAAAAGGATTAACTTTAGTCGAAATTCTGGCATCCCTTACTATATTAGGAATTATTTTAATCGGTTGTATGAAATTTTTCACACAAGCATATTCCTATACGAATATGAATCAAAAGAAAACAGCAGCCATAAATGTGGCAAGAAATGCAATGATGTATATTGAAAACGAGAGCTTTATTGAAATCCGAGAAAAGTTTGAAAAGAATCCGGAAGAAGAACTAACATTAATGATTTGCGACAATCCAATGGATAAAGATGATCCGGAAGATCCGTACGGAAAGTTCTGGAAAGGAGATACTCCCGGCCCATCGTGTTCGCCAATTACGGTTAACAATGTTAAATATTATGTAAAAATTCGGGCTGATTCAAACAAAAATGATTACGATCGAAATTACATTCTGCCAATTACAGTAAAAGTAGAATGGGTCATCAATGGCAAGGTGAATGAGACCGAGATTGAAGGGGTAATGAAGAGTGAAGATATTCGATGA
- the ysxE gene encoding spore coat protein YsxE produces MSDLNRLKEVAPILRAYQVEPYFVEDFGRIQKIYSNKGVFALKKIFPSNGTDFIRHVQFLYQKGYNRIVPIYPAADGRYAVLHQNYLYYLMPWMPNEERENQSERNKQLVRELARLHILSAREININTEERKEHYENTMLEWDKEKEFIEGFMERSEKKWYMSPFELLFCLYYHEISQALLFSKRKLEDWYEKTKDQEKARSVLVHGKVSAEHFLLDERGYGYFINFERSKSGSPFHDLLPFLSRSLKSLPKQAEDYVDLVYTYFKYFPFKEDEMQLFLAYLAHPGKIIRTAENYFKKQAGKNERKFVQQLQRHYWQLKNTEYVVMRIEEIEQRKKEAEEKAPD; encoded by the coding sequence ATGAGTGATCTAAATCGCTTAAAAGAAGTCGCGCCAATTTTACGTGCATATCAAGTTGAACCTTATTTTGTAGAGGATTTTGGCAGAATCCAAAAGATTTATTCCAATAAGGGCGTTTTTGCTCTTAAGAAGATATTTCCTTCAAATGGGACCGATTTTATCCGCCATGTACAATTTTTATATCAAAAAGGATATAACCGGATAGTTCCTATCTATCCAGCTGCAGATGGGCGGTATGCAGTGCTGCATCAGAATTATCTTTATTATTTAATGCCGTGGATGCCAAACGAAGAAAGGGAAAACCAGTCTGAAAGGAATAAACAGCTTGTCCGGGAATTAGCCCGGCTTCATATTTTATCAGCCCGAGAAATAAACATTAATACAGAAGAACGAAAAGAACATTATGAAAATACGATGCTTGAGTGGGATAAAGAGAAAGAGTTTATCGAAGGGTTTATGGAGAGAAGCGAAAAAAAGTGGTACATGTCTCCGTTTGAATTGCTATTTTGCCTTTACTATCATGAAATAAGCCAAGCGCTTTTGTTTTCAAAACGAAAGCTGGAAGATTGGTATGAAAAAACTAAAGACCAAGAAAAAGCACGCTCAGTTTTGGTTCACGGGAAAGTTTCAGCGGAACACTTTCTTTTGGATGAAAGGGGATATGGATATTTTATTAATTTTGAAAGATCAAAGTCCGGTTCACCCTTTCATGATTTGCTTCCGTTCCTTTCAAGGTCATTAAAAAGTTTGCCAAAACAGGCTGAAGATTACGTTGACTTGGTTTACACTTATTTTAAATACTTTCCTTTTAAAGAGGACGAGATGCAGTTATTCCTTGCATATCTTGCACATCCCGGAAAAATTATCCGTACGGCAGAAAATTATTTCAAAAAACAAGCGGGCAAGAATGAACGGAAGTTTGTCCAGCAGTTGCAGCGCCATTATTGGCAATTAAAAAATACGGAGTATGTCGTTATGAGAATTGAAGAAATTGAACAAAGAAAAAAAGAAGCCGAAGAGAAAGCCCCGGATTGA
- a CDS encoding sensor domain-containing diguanylate cyclase yields the protein MIKPRVKLAIWLCWFLIVPPGMWLTYHYDPPQISGFHIDIMAFFLLISVVAAMPIVINNTPIFLIQWVSLTVFLLFGLFIEMLLFQIAVIVLLVKLRIPKEQLFRFPLNSILFFIVSFCSAFIYYTLGGAHHVDFIHNPDAIWPAFMYGISSYAVNQIVLAFILWIVYGRKSSFYDKDFVWETATTLTTFPLGLILYVLYQEVGLLALLYVGIPFISLSIILKLYYSSDKINQYLQKATEIGNQLAAQLQVNEVVDLFIEKLTGMLPVDYAYILDVVEGKELHLLRSYEKGTIRPVDMRPIKKNDGICGFVLSTGKSALFNSKKEWKKFKTGYIPETVESVLSVPIVRNNQIIGVLFLASNHKRAFEKPQLMIVEILCSHFAVALENAKNYEKTKEYSEKCPITKIYNYRYFENILFEEFNMLEQNKRQRLSLLILDIDHFKKINDTYGHQSGNEILRELAARLTNLIGNKGTVARYGGEEFVILLPDMKKVDALELAEIVRQTIANCPFTLLQTFDHEGKRHMINITASIGAAAAPEDADDPLALIRHADRALYGAKRAGRNQVAEYEK from the coding sequence ATGATCAAGCCACGTGTAAAACTAGCCATTTGGCTGTGCTGGTTCTTAATTGTACCGCCTGGTATGTGGCTTACTTACCATTATGATCCCCCACAAATTTCGGGATTTCATATTGATATAATGGCTTTCTTTTTGCTCATTTCTGTCGTTGCAGCGATGCCAATCGTCATTAACAACACGCCTATTTTTTTAATTCAGTGGGTATCGCTGACTGTTTTTTTATTATTTGGCTTATTCATCGAAATGCTGCTATTTCAAATAGCGGTCATCGTCCTATTAGTGAAACTTCGAATTCCGAAGGAGCAGTTGTTTCGTTTCCCTTTGAATTCCATTTTGTTTTTTATTGTTTCATTTTGCAGTGCGTTCATCTACTATACATTAGGCGGTGCTCATCATGTAGACTTTATTCATAATCCAGATGCCATCTGGCCGGCTTTCATGTATGGGATTAGTTCATATGCGGTCAATCAAATTGTTTTAGCGTTCATTTTATGGATCGTCTATGGCCGCAAAAGTTCTTTTTACGACAAAGATTTTGTTTGGGAAACGGCTACAACCTTGACGACGTTTCCTCTTGGTCTCATTCTCTACGTTTTGTATCAGGAAGTTGGTTTGCTGGCTTTATTATATGTTGGTATTCCGTTTATCAGTCTGTCTATTATCCTCAAACTTTATTACTCTAGTGATAAAATCAATCAATATTTACAAAAAGCAACTGAAATCGGAAATCAATTGGCTGCCCAGTTACAGGTGAACGAAGTCGTGGATTTGTTTATTGAAAAACTGACAGGGATGCTGCCGGTTGATTATGCGTATATTCTAGATGTTGTGGAAGGGAAAGAACTTCATTTACTTCGAAGTTATGAAAAAGGGACGATTAGGCCGGTCGACATGAGACCTATAAAGAAAAATGATGGCATATGCGGATTCGTCTTGTCTACTGGTAAGTCGGCTTTGTTCAACTCAAAAAAAGAATGGAAGAAATTTAAAACTGGGTATATACCCGAGACAGTTGAAAGCGTCTTAAGCGTACCCATCGTTCGAAATAACCAGATCATCGGTGTATTATTTCTGGCTTCCAATCATAAAAGGGCATTCGAAAAGCCACAGTTGATGATCGTTGAGATTCTTTGCTCGCATTTTGCCGTCGCACTCGAAAATGCTAAAAACTATGAAAAAACAAAAGAGTACAGTGAGAAATGTCCCATTACTAAAATTTACAATTATCGTTATTTTGAAAACATATTATTTGAAGAGTTCAACATGCTTGAGCAAAATAAACGGCAAAGATTATCTCTTCTCATTCTCGATATTGACCACTTTAAAAAGATTAACGATACTTACGGCCACCAAAGCGGAAATGAAATATTACGTGAGCTCGCCGCCCGTCTTACAAACCTTATTGGCAATAAGGGAACTGTTGCCAGGTACGGCGGGGAAGAATTTGTTATCCTTTTGCCGGATATGAAAAAAGTGGATGCCTTGGAATTGGCAGAAATCGTGCGGCAAACAATTGCAAACTGCCCATTCACACTCCTTCAAACTTTTGATCACGAAGGCAAAAGACATATGATCAATATTACCGCTTCAATCGGTGCAGCGGCTGCCCCTGAAGATGCTGATGATCCCCTTGCTCTCATCCGCCACGCTGACCGGGCATTATACGGAGCAAAACGTGCCGGTCGGAACCAGGTTGCGGAGTATGAAAAATAA